A stretch of Lysinibacillus agricola DNA encodes these proteins:
- a CDS encoding ABC transporter permease, which produces MYSMLIKLELKQMLRSRWMQLVGILFTFVFTAIIVIQQMALPDVEGFTRQTASFLNVLLFLLPLFILTIGSMSVAGDVESGWFSLLKTYPMTRTQYIAGKYIASVLAFLLVVAVAFGAILALGGFLGGVRLPFIFIILTLLCIFIFVSLAIAVGAFAKTRLFSLSLSLVFWSIFLLLISYALMAIGTVVAGHVLQKLTVLAIHINPVEWLRFGYFIFTDQASVLGPAFYKVTQFYSSPLGYAVYVAVTLLWITCPLAYASMLLKKGDRR; this is translated from the coding sequence ATGTATAGTATGCTTATCAAACTTGAATTGAAGCAAATGCTTAGAAGTCGTTGGATGCAATTGGTCGGTATACTTTTCACATTCGTTTTTACAGCTATCATTGTCATTCAGCAAATGGCACTACCAGATGTAGAGGGCTTTACACGACAAACAGCCTCGTTTTTAAATGTATTGCTGTTTTTATTACCACTGTTTATATTAACAATCGGAAGTATGAGTGTAGCTGGTGACGTGGAATCAGGTTGGTTTTCTTTATTAAAGACATATCCGATGACACGTACGCAGTATATTGCAGGAAAGTATATTGCATCCGTACTGGCCTTTTTATTGGTCGTTGCAGTGGCGTTTGGAGCTATATTAGCACTTGGTGGATTTTTAGGTGGAGTACGTTTACCGTTTATTTTCATTATCCTAACACTGCTATGTATATTCATTTTTGTGTCATTGGCCATTGCAGTTGGAGCATTTGCGAAAACAAGATTATTTTCATTGTCGTTATCACTTGTTTTTTGGTCAATTTTTTTATTGCTTATTTCTTACGCTTTAATGGCTATTGGAACCGTCGTGGCGGGGCACGTTCTACAAAAGCTGACAGTTTTGGCGATACACATTAATCCTGTGGAGTGGCTACGCTTTGGCTACTTCATTTTTACAGATCAGGCTAGCGTACTTGGACCAGCATTTTATAAAGTAACGCAGTTTTATTCGTCACCACTAGGCTACGCAGTGTACGTGGCGGTGACATTACTTTGGATAACATGTCCATTAGCTTACGCTAGTATGCTTTTGAAGAAAGGGGATAGAAGATGA
- a CDS encoding nitrous oxide reductase accessory protein NosL, whose amino-acid sequence MKKWIMIVMLCCAVLMGCSEKTYEPREIVSETDVCKICNMSIVHNEYAGQIALKNGDYEIFDDIGCLMEYIEANGEDEVGAAYIKDAAKNEWIDVIKAVYVYNKDYWTPMNYGVVAFDTKEAAQEWMVSEGEGQLLAYTDLHDFKWGIHK is encoded by the coding sequence ATGAAGAAATGGATAATGATTGTAATGTTATGTTGTGCTGTGCTGATGGGCTGTAGTGAAAAAACATATGAGCCACGTGAAATAGTTAGTGAAACTGATGTTTGTAAAATATGCAATATGAGTATAGTTCACAATGAATATGCTGGTCAGATTGCATTGAAGAATGGTGATTATGAAATTTTTGATGATATTGGCTGTCTTATGGAATATATTGAAGCAAATGGAGAAGATGAGGTTGGAGCAGCCTATATTAAAGATGCAGCAAAAAATGAATGGATTGACGTTATTAAAGCTGTATATGTGTACAACAAGGATTATTGGACGCCGATGAATTATGGGGTAGTTGCATTCGATACGAAGGAAGCGGCACAGGAGTGGATGGTTTCTGAGGGGGAAGGTCAGCTACTTGCTTATACAGATTTACATGATTTTAAATGGGGGATCCATAAGTAA
- the nadE gene encoding ammonia-dependent NAD(+) synthetase: MTLQQEIIKELRVLPTIDVQEEIRKSIDFLKEYARHYSFVKGFVLGISGGQDSTLTGKLAQLAVDELNAEVGEAKYSFWAVRLPYGVQADEKDCQDAIDYIKPTKTYTVNIKDAVDASIQALVNAGIKVSDFVKGNEKARERMKVQYSIAAMNNAVVLGTDHAAEAITGFYTKFGDGGADLMPIFRLNKHQGKQLLAALDCPEHLYLKIPTADLEENRPSLPDEAALGVTYDQIDDYLEGKEIPDGARKTLEGHYLRSQHKRHMPITIFDDFWK; encoded by the coding sequence ATGACATTACAGCAAGAAATCATTAAGGAATTACGTGTATTACCGACTATTGATGTACAAGAGGAAATTCGCAAATCCATTGATTTTTTAAAGGAATATGCGCGTCATTATAGCTTTGTAAAAGGATTTGTTCTTGGGATATCAGGTGGACAAGACTCCACATTAACTGGTAAGCTAGCGCAGCTCGCGGTTGACGAGTTAAATGCTGAGGTGGGCGAAGCGAAGTATTCATTTTGGGCTGTTCGCTTACCATATGGTGTGCAAGCTGATGAAAAGGACTGTCAGGATGCGATTGACTATATAAAACCTACAAAAACTTATACGGTAAACATAAAAGATGCCGTCGATGCTAGTATTCAAGCATTAGTAAATGCAGGTATTAAGGTAAGTGATTTTGTAAAAGGTAATGAAAAGGCACGTGAACGAATGAAGGTGCAGTATTCTATTGCTGCTATGAATAATGCTGTTGTGCTAGGGACAGATCATGCTGCCGAGGCAATTACAGGTTTTTACACGAAGTTTGGGGATGGTGGTGCAGATTTAATGCCAATCTTCCGTCTTAATAAGCACCAGGGTAAGCAGTTATTAGCTGCACTTGATTGCCCGGAGCATTTATATTTAAAGATACCAACTGCGGACTTAGAGGAAAATCGACCTTCATTACCAGACGAAGCAGCCCTTGGTGTAACATATGACCAAATTGATGATTATTTAGAAGGGAAGGAAATCCCTGACGGAGCTCGTAAAACGTTAGAAGGACACTATTTACGTTCTCAGCATAAACGTCACATGCCAATTACAATATTTGATGATTTTTGGAAGTAA
- a CDS encoding nitrous oxide reductase accessory protein NosL, with product MKKLWLPVLAVLLLLAACGTEKEQVKDEESKQDVAANEAEVKDKSVQVASLVDPRLQEPKEDTVCEMCNMKVYMKDEEMGEFSTQAIKEDGTIAFYDDIGCLVNAEVANEEKNEKFVRDYITKDWTKVDDVTIVKTDLKSPMNWGYIYFINKADADKYIADNPNAHVEELQKIKDEALERRKKKMQEKAEKEANGESDSMHMEEMNQDSQGHSH from the coding sequence GTGAAAAAATTATGGTTACCTGTACTAGCAGTATTACTTTTACTCGCGGCTTGTGGTACAGAAAAAGAGCAAGTTAAGGATGAAGAATCGAAGCAAGATGTTGCGGCAAATGAAGCAGAAGTAAAGGATAAATCTGTGCAAGTCGCTTCTTTAGTTGATCCACGTTTACAAGAGCCAAAAGAAGATACAGTGTGTGAAATGTGTAATATGAAAGTATATATGAAGGACGAAGAGATGGGTGAATTCTCTACCCAAGCAATAAAAGAGGATGGAACAATTGCTTTTTATGATGACATAGGCTGTTTAGTAAATGCTGAGGTTGCAAATGAGGAAAAGAATGAAAAATTTGTGCGTGATTATATTACGAAGGATTGGACGAAGGTTGATGATGTGACAATCGTCAAAACAGACCTAAAGTCTCCAATGAACTGGGGATATATTTATTTCATCAATAAAGCCGATGCAGACAAATATATAGCTGATAATCCAAATGCACATGTAGAGGAATTACAAAAAATTAAAGATGAAGCATTAGAGCGTCGTAAAAAGAAAATGCAAGAAAAAGCTGAAAAAGAAGCCAATGGTGAATCTGATTCTATGCATATGGAAGAGATGAATCAGGATAGTCAAGGTCATAGTCATTAG
- a CDS encoding nicotinate phosphoribosyltransferase, which produces MRSNYADDSLALHTDLYQINMAESYWADGIHNRKAVFELYFRKLPFGNGYAIFAGLERMLEYLRDFRFSDSDIAYLREEVGYKEDFIEYLKNIRFTGDMYSMVEGELVFANEPIVRIEAPLVEAQLIETALLNIVNYQTLIATKASRIKQIIKNEAAMEFGTRRAQEMDAAIWGTRAAFIGGFASTSNVRAGKLFNIPVSGTHAHALVQAYKNDYDAFHAYAKRHRDCVFLVDTYNTLKSGVPTAIKVAKELGDKINFIGIRLDSGDIAFLSKEARRMLDEAGFKNAKIIVSNDLDEYTILNLKAQGAKVDVWGIGTKLITAYDQPALGAVYKMVAIENNEGHLEDTIKISANAEKVSTPGLKNVYRIIDRKNGKAEGDYITMQDENPQSEERIKMFHPVHTFVSKFVTNFEAKNLQQLVIKNGEINYQNPTLEEMRDYAADNLELLWDEYKRAMNPEEYPVDLSQKCWNNKMRNIEEVREMVNRL; this is translated from the coding sequence GTGAGATCAAACTATGCAGATGATAGCTTAGCGCTACACACAGACTTGTACCAAATCAATATGGCAGAATCGTATTGGGCGGATGGTATACATAATAGAAAAGCAGTTTTCGAATTATATTTTAGAAAATTACCTTTTGGCAATGGTTATGCTATTTTTGCGGGCTTAGAGAGAATGCTTGAATATTTACGTGATTTTCGTTTCAGTGATTCGGACATTGCGTATTTGCGTGAAGAGGTTGGGTATAAAGAGGATTTTATCGAGTATTTAAAAAATATTCGATTTACTGGGGATATGTATTCTATGGTGGAAGGAGAGCTTGTTTTCGCTAATGAACCAATTGTCCGTATTGAAGCACCGTTAGTAGAGGCGCAGCTAATTGAAACCGCATTACTTAACATTGTGAACTACCAAACCTTAATTGCAACAAAGGCTAGTCGTATTAAACAAATTATAAAAAATGAAGCGGCGATGGAGTTCGGTACGCGACGTGCTCAAGAGATGGATGCAGCAATTTGGGGAACGCGTGCAGCATTTATAGGTGGGTTTGCTTCAACTAGTAATGTTCGTGCAGGTAAACTCTTTAATATACCGGTATCAGGTACTCATGCACATGCACTTGTTCAAGCCTATAAAAATGATTATGATGCGTTTCATGCCTATGCGAAACGTCATCGCGATTGTGTATTTCTTGTGGATACTTACAATACGTTAAAATCAGGTGTGCCAACAGCCATTAAAGTGGCGAAGGAGCTTGGTGACAAAATTAATTTTATTGGAATTCGTTTAGATAGTGGAGATATAGCTTTCTTGTCAAAAGAAGCTCGTCGCATGTTAGATGAAGCGGGTTTTAAGAATGCTAAAATTATCGTATCGAATGACTTAGATGAATATACGATCTTAAACTTAAAGGCTCAAGGTGCAAAAGTTGATGTGTGGGGAATAGGCACAAAGCTTATTACAGCTTACGACCAACCAGCTTTAGGCGCTGTTTATAAAATGGTCGCTATTGAAAATAATGAAGGGCATTTAGAAGATACGATTAAAATTTCTGCGAATGCCGAAAAGGTATCGACGCCAGGTCTAAAAAATGTATATCGCATTATTGATAGAAAGAATGGTAAGGCAGAGGGAGATTACATTACGATGCAAGATGAAAATCCTCAATCAGAGGAGCGCATTAAAATGTTCCACCCTGTTCATACATTCGTATCAAAATTTGTAACGAACTTTGAAGCAAAGAATTTACAGCAGCTTGTGATTAAAAATGGTGAAATTAATTATCAAAATCCGACTTTGGAAGAAATGCGCGACTATGCAGCTGATAATTTAGAGTTGTTATGGGATGAATATAAACGTGCCATGAATCCTGAAGAATACCCAGTCGATTTAAGTCAAAAATGCTGGAATAATAAAATGCGCAATATTGAAGAAGTACGTGAAATGGTCAATCGATTGTAA
- a CDS encoding ABC transporter ATP-binding protein, with the protein MMLLETKKLSNIYDNNRGLQEASFSLRAGRILALVGGNGAGKSTLIRLLTGQEKQKSGEIIWHKPQAIRYMPDDVDFPSMLTATEILQLLASLKQIGKSEQEDVLRRVALWDVRKQRVKQFSKGMRQRLNLAQSLLGDGSLLILDEPTNGLDPFWIAELKKMMLEEKARGCTVIFSTHLLAFAEEVADDVLVLHEGEILISGDLKEILLQENSTSLENLWLKKLNL; encoded by the coding sequence ATGATGCTATTAGAAACAAAGAAGTTATCGAATATCTATGATAATAATAGAGGTCTTCAAGAAGCCTCCTTTTCTTTGCGGGCAGGGCGTATTTTAGCACTTGTAGGAGGAAATGGTGCTGGAAAGAGTACTTTAATTCGCTTGCTAACTGGGCAGGAAAAACAAAAATCGGGAGAAATAATATGGCATAAACCACAAGCTATTCGATACATGCCTGATGATGTGGATTTTCCTTCTATGTTAACAGCAACAGAAATTTTGCAGCTACTAGCTTCTTTAAAGCAAATTGGTAAAAGCGAACAGGAAGATGTACTGAGACGCGTTGCTTTATGGGATGTTCGAAAGCAAAGAGTGAAGCAATTCTCAAAGGGAATGCGTCAACGGCTTAATCTCGCTCAAAGCTTACTTGGCGATGGCTCCTTGCTTATTTTAGATGAGCCGACTAATGGTCTTGATCCGTTTTGGATTGCAGAGCTGAAAAAAATGATGCTAGAGGAAAAAGCAAGGGGTTGTACTGTAATATTTTCCACACATTTGCTTGCTTTTGCGGAGGAAGTAGCGGACGATGTACTAGTTTTACATGAAGGGGAAATACTTATTTCGGGTGACTTAAAGGAAATACTTTTACAAGAAAATTCAACTTCTTTAGAGAATTTATGGTTAAAAAAATTAAATTTGTAA
- a CDS encoding DUF58 domain-containing protein: MKKWRAFIEKSKHFLLVSSLIIITFCYAMFQGGFVSWFVFFTVSPFLLYAFIFLLVKEDILLVERKIEPSRVESGQSAKVTITVERKSRFPFVYMMMEELVNSEALVQSKVQGTNAIKFVGFRKKFSWNYMLENMPRGEHRYLGVNIVFCDFFGWAKKRVAAEKEQVILIYPRVREMKYAALQTKFDVGTMMSPYSIVKDTSMAVGLREYVPGDRFSWIHWKSFAKTQTLQSKEFEDRQSQELMLVLHAEKSPLFEGKIELVASMLQTIVKERGDISFVSAGAKTKVFPIIQGNRQLDQVMHHLAAIKPTETVKFQLRDQQVFKHVATLLYVTSEVSDELLHTLASMVKGCICFVVAEQPPMQTELAKRYKHIQVVHVNPTDYYHLFTEVMKP; this comes from the coding sequence ATGAAGAAATGGCGAGCTTTTATAGAGAAAAGTAAACATTTCTTATTAGTATCTTCGTTAATAATCATAACGTTTTGCTATGCCATGTTCCAAGGAGGGTTTGTTAGCTGGTTTGTATTTTTTACAGTGAGTCCGTTTTTGTTGTATGCATTTATTTTCTTACTAGTGAAAGAAGATATTTTACTTGTGGAACGCAAAATTGAGCCCTCTCGTGTTGAGAGTGGACAATCTGCTAAGGTTACAATTACGGTGGAACGAAAATCACGTTTTCCGTTTGTTTATATGATGATGGAGGAGCTTGTGAACAGCGAAGCCCTTGTTCAATCGAAAGTGCAAGGAACGAATGCCATTAAGTTCGTAGGCTTCAGGAAAAAATTTAGCTGGAATTACATGCTGGAAAATATGCCCCGTGGCGAGCATCGTTACTTAGGTGTTAATATTGTTTTCTGTGATTTTTTTGGCTGGGCAAAAAAACGAGTTGCGGCAGAAAAGGAACAAGTCATTTTAATTTATCCGAGAGTAAGAGAGATGAAGTATGCCGCACTTCAAACAAAATTTGATGTTGGTACAATGATGTCGCCTTATTCAATTGTTAAGGATACATCAATGGCTGTTGGCTTACGTGAGTATGTTCCAGGTGACCGTTTTTCTTGGATTCACTGGAAGTCATTTGCGAAAACGCAGACATTGCAATCTAAGGAATTTGAAGATCGTCAATCACAAGAGTTAATGTTGGTACTCCATGCTGAAAAGTCTCCTTTATTTGAGGGGAAAATTGAGCTTGTCGCTTCGATGTTACAAACAATTGTCAAAGAGCGTGGGGATATTTCATTTGTTTCAGCGGGTGCCAAAACGAAGGTGTTTCCGATTATTCAAGGTAATAGGCAGCTAGATCAAGTAATGCATCATTTAGCTGCTATAAAACCTACGGAAACTGTCAAATTCCAATTACGAGATCAGCAAGTCTTTAAGCATGTTGCAACACTACTGTATGTTACGAGTGAAGTATCAGATGAATTACTTCATACTCTTGCCAGTATGGTGAAAGGCTGTATTTGTTTTGTAGTAGCGGAGCAGCCACCTATGCAAACAGAGCTAGCAAAGCGTTATAAGCATATTCAAGTTGTACATGTAAATCCAACAGATTATTACCATCTGTTCACGGAGGTGATGAAGCCGTGA
- a CDS encoding right-handed parallel beta-helix repeat-containing protein, with protein MKKIGFALLFFLFMSQTVYADFDMQAAIDAARPGEIVHIPAGRYQGNFIVTKPITLQGEEGTELIGERDKPALRIENTAKVTVENITLSGKNKAIVASDVDGLELRKLQIKDVHTGVHIQRSKNVRIHEVNVAGSEAHYSQKGNGVAVFKSEDITIEGNTIERVQDGIYVEEVTRVVVQRNKVTSSRYGTHFMYTSDAEALFNTYLHNVTGLMIMMTTDILLENNTVANHFDFNGYGMLLYDVQQAKIKLNTIKNNRTGVALQKSSNIQIETNDFQMNQTALEGTKVNGDTTASSNNFTGNILTARSDKQGFQLVSNYYDDYSGIDLKDNGFGDIPYVAVSSFGQWMVRQPVYQYFVASPSVILLTSLDQQINKTEKNMLIDNTPRLVMKDTKEKNKVNMVQMLVGLFLTLSSLWLWKRGITE; from the coding sequence GTGAAAAAAATAGGGTTTGCCTTATTGTTTTTTCTGTTCATGAGCCAGACAGTATATGCCGATTTTGATATGCAGGCTGCAATTGATGCAGCGAGGCCTGGTGAGATCGTTCATATTCCTGCTGGTCGTTACCAAGGTAATTTTATTGTGACAAAACCGATAACGTTACAAGGTGAAGAGGGAACTGAACTTATTGGTGAAAGAGACAAGCCGGCACTTCGAATTGAAAATACTGCCAAAGTCACTGTAGAAAATATAACATTATCAGGAAAAAACAAAGCTATTGTTGCTAGTGATGTAGATGGACTTGAGCTACGTAAATTACAAATTAAAGATGTTCATACAGGCGTTCATATACAACGCTCCAAAAATGTGCGTATACATGAAGTTAATGTGGCTGGTAGTGAGGCGCATTATTCCCAAAAAGGTAATGGGGTGGCTGTTTTTAAGAGTGAGGACATCACTATCGAAGGTAATACGATTGAGCGAGTGCAGGATGGAATTTATGTAGAGGAGGTAACGCGTGTCGTTGTTCAACGAAATAAGGTGACGAGCAGCCGTTACGGTACGCATTTTATGTATACGAGTGATGCTGAAGCACTTTTTAATACATATCTTCATAATGTTACTGGCCTTATGATTATGATGACAACAGACATTCTCCTTGAAAATAATACAGTAGCTAATCATTTTGATTTTAATGGCTACGGTATGCTGCTGTATGATGTACAGCAAGCAAAAATTAAGCTTAACACCATCAAGAATAATCGAACTGGTGTAGCTTTGCAGAAAAGTTCAAATATCCAAATTGAAACAAATGATTTTCAGATGAATCAAACAGCACTTGAGGGCACAAAAGTAAATGGCGACACGACGGCTAGTAGTAATAACTTTACAGGTAATATATTAACGGCACGCTCCGATAAGCAAGGCTTTCAACTAGTAAGTAACTATTATGATGATTATTCGGGGATTGATTTAAAAGACAATGGTTTCGGCGATATCCCGTATGTGGCTGTGTCAAGCTTTGGTCAATGGATGGTACGTCAGCCTGTTTACCAATATTTCGTGGCATCTCCGAGTGTCATTTTACTGACATCACTTGATCAGCAAATTAATAAAACTGAAAAGAATATGCTCATTGATAATACTCCGAGGTTGGTAATGAAAGATACGAAGGAAAAGAACAAGGTGAATATGGTGCAAATGCTAGTAGGTCTATTCTTGACATTAAGTAGTTTATGGCTATGGAAAAGAGGAATAACAGAATGA
- a CDS encoding transglutaminase TgpA family protein, with translation MKKSLGNFIELAIAYVIIFLILREWLIPVMELTNTGLFHLFLVFIGLSLVLSLFQVHPLLSGLVKFGYITWFIVFVYSENPFLSGQTLPFLMNEWKWNMTTILSGDFGQVTDAFRTVLFLVLIWMLIYLIHHWITVRKNIFYFFALTVFFIATLDTFSDYDGKVAIVKVTVLGLIMTGLLFVKRLWLQADAPSNVIGKWKLVIPMIVSVMLVSVVAFFLPKTGPTWADPVPFIQGVAGQGDFGTGKKTVGYSEDDSQLGGPFQGDNTLIFTATSRDRHYWRIDTKDTYTTKGWILSEGNFGKNIYQIDTPILTSLQAGSPENERQIQLDIAAPMPFLLQTYGMLSVSAQDSPLFIQDERNEKIAIEQQNGESKLLSNYTISYSEPVYSMEQLQMSDPSMLETLDSSFNRFLQLPNNLPQRVGDLAKDITQDKTSIYDQIKAVETYFSTHGFRYDKTAVAIPAEDQDYVDQFLFDTKGGYCDNFSTSMVVLLRSAGIPARWVKGFAPGNPGPMSDGLREYQITNDNAHSWVEAYVPGTGWMEFEPTIGFSGNVNIDYDIEQDTPQQEQVLQPEKKQEQQKKEEQAPKKETSSSTFSLDAVWKWVKKLTYVWIALVILMIIAAITLFLQRKTWIPKMQVRAYRKKEADWTNFDASYHVLTKQLSRIGLRRKDGETLRAFADRVDASLETEEMQKLTAVYEQHIYGKDKQQVDFVKLKESWEYLINRTIS, from the coding sequence GTGAAAAAATCACTAGGAAATTTTATAGAATTAGCAATAGCATACGTAATTATTTTTCTAATTTTACGTGAATGGCTTATTCCTGTAATGGAGCTAACAAATACAGGATTGTTTCATTTATTTTTAGTGTTTATCGGTCTATCACTAGTACTTAGCCTATTTCAAGTGCATCCATTATTGTCAGGATTAGTGAAATTTGGCTATATTACTTGGTTTATAGTGTTTGTTTATAGTGAAAATCCTTTTTTATCTGGACAGACATTACCATTTTTAATGAATGAATGGAAATGGAATATGACAACCATTCTTTCGGGCGATTTTGGACAAGTTACGGATGCGTTTAGAACGGTGCTATTCCTTGTGCTTATTTGGATGTTAATCTACCTAATTCATCACTGGATAACAGTGCGAAAAAATATATTCTATTTCTTTGCGTTAACCGTATTCTTTATTGCTACATTAGATACGTTTAGTGACTATGATGGAAAAGTGGCAATTGTTAAAGTTACTGTGCTTGGATTAATAATGACAGGCTTGCTTTTCGTCAAACGCTTATGGCTTCAAGCAGATGCGCCAAGTAATGTAATAGGAAAGTGGAAACTGGTTATACCAATGATTGTTTCGGTAATGCTTGTAAGTGTAGTGGCATTCTTTTTACCTAAGACAGGTCCGACTTGGGCTGATCCAGTGCCTTTTATTCAAGGGGTTGCAGGGCAAGGGGACTTTGGAACAGGTAAAAAAACAGTTGGATACAGCGAGGATGATAGCCAATTAGGGGGGCCGTTTCAAGGTGATAATACACTAATTTTCACAGCAACTTCCCGTGACCGTCATTATTGGCGGATAGATACAAAGGACACTTATACAACGAAGGGCTGGATTCTCTCAGAGGGGAACTTTGGAAAAAATATTTATCAAATCGATACGCCTATCCTAACTTCGTTACAAGCTGGGTCTCCTGAAAATGAACGTCAAATTCAATTGGACATTGCTGCACCAATGCCATTTTTATTGCAAACGTATGGCATGCTATCTGTTTCTGCCCAAGATTCGCCCCTGTTTATTCAGGATGAACGCAATGAAAAAATAGCAATAGAGCAACAAAACGGCGAGTCAAAATTACTATCTAACTATACGATATCTTATAGTGAGCCAGTATATAGCATGGAGCAGCTCCAAATGTCTGACCCGTCCATGCTAGAAACATTAGATTCATCCTTTAATCGTTTTTTACAATTGCCAAACAACCTTCCACAGCGTGTAGGGGATTTGGCAAAAGATATTACTCAGGATAAAACCTCTATATATGATCAAATAAAAGCGGTTGAAACATATTTTTCAACTCATGGCTTTAGATACGATAAAACAGCAGTAGCAATCCCGGCTGAGGATCAAGATTATGTTGATCAGTTTTTATTCGATACCAAAGGTGGCTATTGTGATAATTTCTCAACATCAATGGTCGTGCTACTACGTTCGGCGGGGATACCTGCACGCTGGGTAAAAGGCTTTGCACCTGGTAATCCTGGTCCAATGTCAGATGGTTTACGTGAGTATCAAATTACGAATGATAATGCACACTCGTGGGTGGAAGCATATGTACCTGGAACAGGCTGGATGGAGTTTGAACCAACGATTGGCTTTTCAGGAAATGTGAATATCGATTATGATATAGAGCAAGACACTCCACAGCAAGAGCAAGTACTGCAGCCAGAAAAAAAACAAGAGCAACAAAAGAAGGAAGAGCAAGCACCGAAGAAAGAAACATCCAGCTCAACGTTTAGTTTAGATGCTGTATGGAAATGGGTGAAAAAACTTACTTATGTATGGATTGCTCTAGTCATTTTGATGATCATCGCTGCAATTACTCTGTTTCTGCAACGTAAAACATGGATACCTAAAATGCAAGTGCGTGCATATCGTAAAAAGGAAGCGGACTGGACAAATTTTGATGCTTCTTACCATGTTTTAACGAAGCAATTATCTCGTATTGGATTACGTCGAAAAGATGGTGAGACATTACGAGCATTTGCTGACCGAGTTGATGCATCGTTGGAGACAGAAGAGATGCAAAAACTGACCGCTGTATATGAACAACATATTTATGGTAAGGATAAACAACAGGTTGACTTTGTAAAACTGAAAGAAAGTTGGGAATATTTAATCAATCGCACTATCAGTTGA
- a CDS encoding AAA family ATPase, with amino-acid sequence MNSQIQNVLENIEKVMIGKREVAELSIVAMLARGHVLLEDVPGVGKTMMVRALAKSCDAQFKRIQFTPDLLPSDVVGVSIYNPKTLEFEFRPGPIMGDVILADEINRTSPKTQSALLEGMEEASVTIDGKTLTINQPFFVMATQNPIEHEGTYPLPEAQLDRFLLKIKMGYPTRGQEVEILRRAEHGKPIEKIEAVLTVAQLIELQELVQGVYVEDSVKNYMVELATQTRENNYVHLGVSPRATIALMKASQAYAFIKGRSYVTPDDVQYLVPFVFSHRLVLKPDARYDNVAAEEIIERIIANTPVPTKRFAEQ; translated from the coding sequence ATGAATTCACAAATACAAAATGTATTAGAGAATATAGAAAAAGTAATGATAGGCAAAAGAGAGGTTGCAGAGCTTAGCATAGTTGCCATGTTGGCAAGGGGACATGTCTTGCTTGAGGACGTGCCAGGTGTCGGTAAAACAATGATGGTGCGGGCACTAGCAAAATCGTGTGATGCACAGTTCAAAAGGATTCAATTTACACCTGATTTATTGCCCTCAGATGTTGTAGGAGTATCTATTTATAATCCGAAGACGCTAGAATTCGAATTTCGACCTGGTCCGATCATGGGAGATGTAATTTTAGCGGATGAAATTAACCGTACATCTCCGAAAACACAGTCTGCTTTGCTGGAGGGAATGGAGGAAGCTTCCGTTACAATTGATGGTAAAACCCTGACAATTAATCAACCGTTTTTTGTAATGGCCACTCAAAATCCAATTGAGCATGAAGGCACATATCCGTTACCAGAAGCACAACTCGATCGTTTCTTATTAAAAATAAAAATGGGCTATCCTACAAGAGGGCAAGAAGTGGAGATTCTACGTCGAGCTGAACATGGTAAGCCGATTGAGAAAATTGAAGCTGTGCTAACAGTTGCGCAATTAATTGAATTACAGGAGCTTGTACAGGGTGTGTATGTTGAAGATTCTGTTAAAAATTATATGGTTGAGCTAGCGACTCAAACACGGGAAAATAACTATGTCCATTTAGGGGTAAGTCCTCGAGCGACAATTGCTTTAATGAAAGCCTCACAAGCTTATGCGTTTATAAAAGGGCGTAGTTATGTTACGCCTGATGATGTCCAATATTTAGTACCATTTGTCTTTAGCCATCGTTTAGTATTAAAACCAGATGCGCGTTATGATAACGTGGCAGCAGAGGAAATTATTGAACGTATTATTGCGAATACACCTGTCCCAACAAAGAGGTTTGCGGAGCAATGA